Below is a genomic region from Erigeron canadensis isolate Cc75 chromosome 7, C_canadensis_v1, whole genome shotgun sequence.
ATTAGGGTTTCTTGGAGTAAAGCACGAATGGGTTtactaaacaaaacaaaaacaggCCCTAAGGCCAACTAGCCCAAAAGGACTTCAAAATCCAACATGAACGTATATGTGGCTCGAGATTTTGATAAAAGCCTTCAAAACTTAAATGGCTGAGAAAGtattgttggaaccacgttagtgtgaccgtcactgatcatctatcattcctgatatgataattgacgataactgaaatccctatgtgtagtaaatatataatgggcttatttactcttaaagacgtagtatagggtttcccattaggtgatcgtaactaagaggactaatagtacacacattaaacaccaaagggattgaatgtgtaattactctcattataaatagaaggtaattaaccctaagttaaggttaatccctacacacattataccctaattttcgtgtgtctCTCCTCTCTAAATTCTTGCATCAAGTTTTAGCCAAATTACTCATCctattattactcaatcaccttgttatgggaacccgaaatcaatagcaatcatgctttatgctcttacaggttccacaggacgatctGGGATTTTTATCACttgaatcgaatcatgtttattccaagaagtatcttttttttctcaacAAAACAGTATTAAACAAGCATGTCAAACACAACAATACTATATTTACAGTATTAAACAGTATTAAACACAAAACAGTATTAAACAGTCATGTAATAAGGACTAAAGATAGTACAGAAAACAAATTCAGCATTTTAAGCTACACTCTAGATTGTACAACTCCAAGAATACTATATTTACTATTAATCATCAAGCTGTAGCATTTTTATAACAAGATCTCTGAATTGCAGACCTTGCAGTTTAGCCCTTTCAGATGAAATAACTTTAAAACATTAAcattcataaaaatgaaatgTGACAGTTTAGCCCTTTCAGATGAATACAGGCCAATACTTCAAAATCCGATACATATACAAGTTTTTTTCTTCAATACATTCaataacaaaacatgtttaTAGATAAACATGGcattttgatttaattaatatttcattttttattattatttttgttttgttctattataattattataataatataatattatatacctTGTAAGATGTTATCGGAGTGATATTCATCGCCGGTGTATTCCAATTGGTCACCGCACACCTgcaacaaatgtatatatttatataattttgtttcgCAATGGAgtgtgattttatttatttataattattattactattatagatattattaatattattattattattggccTTGCGATCCGCTCGTTCACGAAGGGTGGAACTGTGGAATATAGTATAGTGGTTCCCCTTTTTCTTCCTCCTTTTCTGCTTCTGCAAAGATTTTGTCGTTGTTATCAGAGTTAATTAACAAAAATCGTACTTGTGGTTTGTTaaaaattacatgtttttacctttatttttcataaactaCATTTTTGACTATTGACTTTTGCCTCCAtccatacttttaaattttcaacaatttagttaaaaagtcaaaactttTTATCACAAAGTCATTGTTTTTGACCAAAACTGTTCATGAAACTCACAAATCATAATATGATTTACTAATtaatacaatgtgttttaaaagttataccttatgataaatatattactaatatttGATGGTAAGaatgtcactttaaaaaaaaaaaaaaaatgataatagtCGTATCTTTCACACTCAATCACTTTTCACAGTTGTGAAACGTACGAAGGAAATGCACGAAAGACGAGAATggatatataagaaaaaaagaagattgttaAAAATAGGTAGTGAGAGAGTGAATCACCATCTAATAGACCTTTTTCGATGACTGATATGTACCTCGGTGTTACCTAAGCGTCACACCACCACGTGACCTCTTTATCGTTTCCGTGAAACTATACAAAAAATTTGAGATCCAAAGAGCATATCTCAACCGTTGGATTAACCACAATCAATTGTCCAAATTCGACCCaaaatttattgaaaaataagtattCTAGATCACCATCGTTTTCTAATGATCTGAAATCTTAATTGGAAGTTTACTTGCCAAAATACACTGGCTACCAAATGGCGTTATCAATAATCATCataaaataactcaaaaactttcaaattcGTCTTCAATGTACATTATCGTCAATTAAATGGAAACCCTATATTACCTTTCTAAAACCAAGACTTTTTTAACGAACTATATTCATAACCTTGTCAGGGTAATTCACAATTTCTCCCACACATACACTTATACATGTCGTCGCCATCACCGTCCTCACTACCATAACCGCCACTTGCCAACACTTGCCAACGCCACTACTCACCAGACATGAATTCGTTGTCACGTCATCTTGGGTGCAATAAAAACACCATTGTAACATCACATGGAGACCATACTAGTGAAGTATACTGAAATAGGCTATAACGAATGGAGGCAAATATCTCCGCGTTTCAACTTTACCTTTCCATGTATTAATACCCTAACAAAATGTCTAAAATCCTTTTTCGAACAGTCTATTGGACCTATGTTTTTGTGCCGTCCAACAAATACGTAAATTATCACCGTCCCATAAAAATTTCCATGCCATATTGCACGTAAACGAGTAGTATTTAATTACTACCAAGAAATGGAAATATAACCGCTTTCCCAAGTAAGTTCGAATttacttaattaatttaattaaacttttatgataaaaatcgtcgacaaaaaattattttcacAACCTTTTGATCACTTGCTCTTGTAACTTTATATATTTccctatctatatatacaccaaaaaaatactcgtaactGCCCACTTTACAAAATCCATGACTTCGATCAATGTAAACAAAGGAGAAGACGAATCCAGCGTCGCGATTTCACATGATCAAGTAGAAATCGATTATGAGAGGTACTGCATTTACGGATTCCCGCCAAACCTATCGAGTTTGAAAGTAAATGGAACGCCGAGATTTGACTTGGTGACGGTTAGAGAAAATGGACGAATAAAGATGTTTATGGTACCAAATACGAGTCCACAGATAGTTAGAAGTCTTATTAGAGACAATGAACGACGATTACGAATCTGGTTACTCAAGGATGATCATCAATAACTACGCGCTGCGGAATTAGGAAGTACGTGCTCCCATTTGATCGGAAATTAAGTGATGGTAGTTTTCTAGTATTTAAagttgtctcttttttttttgataagaTGTAAAAGTATGAATTACAGATAGCTAGACATATATACTCATATACAGTACATATTGTTACCTTACTTGCTACTATTAAATAGTGAAATGGACTTATCAAGATTTTCTGATGGCTCCAGGCTCCGTATAGATAATTTTATTGATACGcgatcattttttttattatattatttatttgtctCTATATATGTCTTAGGTGGCGTTTGTTTTCGActtgacttaatccatacaaaCATTACTTAtctattcagtcacttaatggttaaaaaaacaaacatgtcCTTAGTAATTCAAGTAAGCAATATGTTACGATATACAGATTACAGAATTCGATTTTGCAGATTTTTGGGGCACATTAATTACATCTATCTTGAGAACAAACAAAAGGTTTGGATTGCGAAAATTTCTGTCAAATTCTCTAAAGTTAAAATCATGAGAAAAGCAAAATAGTGATATTTTTCAcctttatttaatttgttggtAGCTCgttaattatgttttaagtttttttttttattttttcactaatcaactttaaaaattttaattttaaagatccGAAGAGTTTATAATATGACATTACATTTTCGCACTATGTGATGCACACAAAATAATTGatgaacaaaaaatattttcgacaaaaagaaagaaaaaaattcccAAAAAACTGgtttttaattatgatatacaaatatgattcaataATGCACAAAACTCGTTATTGATGTATTCATCAAATATCCTTAATAGGTCAAACAGTCATTCATACTCTAggaaatgtttttatttatgttaccttcaaaccataaaaaatatcatattgTACGTATATATCTAAAGGCCTGCTAAATTTGgtgtaaaaaccaaaaaacttaTCAAACACATTATAATTCGAAACTTAATACAATGTGTTTATAGGtgtccaccaccaccactattgTCCAAAATTATGATACGGTACCTGCGAAGCCCTTAATCGAACGACTGCACCATTCAGGGGGGCTTCACCCTTCTTGGTAGCCTACCTCGAGGCAATTATAAAGAGGTTGAAAGTCGGACGCATATGAAAGTGATGTGGATTTGATGGGTGGTAATCTAAGAGATGACATCAACGGAGGAGGAGGAGCAGAGAGTGGTAGACACATTTTGCTAAGTTTCAAATTACACTATTAACCcgtttttctgatttttcacataaattttaatttttaaatcaaCATTTCACCATGTCTAAGTTTCaataaattatgtatataatgatactaaaatatgttttaggtatatgattttttttagtttggggtttatatatgaataatgaattatattaataatataactaaaagagaaggttaagggtacacttggcacctcTAATTCCCCTCTTTGAATGTATACAAGTAATTAAGCCTTATTGATGATAAGATAAAAGACTAGGATGGTATACAAGTCTAATCTTTCCTTCTTATTAAatatctattttttaatatttaatttaatttaataaaatatcgaCCGTATTATAaaatctttttatccttaaaagttgttcaaaatatatttatctatatatacaaccttgaaaaaaccctcacatattctcaacaaaaaaaaaaaaaaacttacggcaaaaaaacaacatatgatcgactaccaaaagagtttttttatttatatactttgttcatatttaaccattgttattattatttaatatttaattcttatgttatttttattattatcaattttaatttagtttgttttccattataggttcgttatagttttttcttcaataacaaaaaataataccacattagttcatcttgaagatcttaagccaacacatgttaaccaaaaaataagaccacattagttcatcttgaagatcttaaggcaacacatgttaaccatcatctacgactccgtgttgttcATGCATGGattgtttcggagtggaacaatccgaagaaaatcaaaacgttcaagatggtttttgttaataaattagtatgtatttttcaaattaaatacttgtactttgttgcaaattttttatttaacaaaacttggaaaaaaaagggtaaactgcaatcaatatttatatggggttaatttttatatgtttttttctttaactttcgtattgattaagttgttatattggttatattgATGATTGCTCAAAACATATTAGCTTTGATTAgtatattttaagactaccctTCCATTGGACAGACCTGGAaactaatactcgtatataaaatattatcgCCTCCtgataaatgtattataaataaatttaaaaaagcaCAAATAgttacattaaaataaaaaaaaggttatcGATTCGTTTCAATAGAAACTTTTTATGATCGGTTGCTCTTCTAACTCGAAAAAATACATACAACcactatgtatatatacacacactgaCACAGATGGATAAATCATTTGATTAATTTCACAACCGTCATAATACATCATGAAATCCACCACCGGCGATCCAGATCTGTCACCGGCGGAAACAATCCGCAACAACAAAACCGACGTAAAAGAAGCGAAGAAACCGAAACTCGAGTTGCAGGTTCCACGTGATCATGAGATCATCAAAGAAACCGATGATGATGAGAATTATTATCGCAGCACTGAAGAAGAAGTGGTTTATAGTTTCCCGCCAAATATATCAAGTTTGAATATAAATGGACGGCCGAGATTTGATATGGTGGTGGTTAGAGAAAATGGACGGTTGAAGATGTTTATGGAACCGAATAGGAGTCCGCAGCTTGTTAGGAGTCCTGTTAGAGAATATGGACGGTTACAGATGTGGTTACTTAATGATGATCAACGCCCAGACGGAGAAcgatagatatagatgtatgtatgtatagattttTTTAGGCGTTCTGATGTTCTTACAGTGTACATCGCTaggagggtgtttgggattgagtTTCTGATTATTGCGTTTACATAACGTAATTAATGAAAGAAAgtttttggcaaaaaaaaaagtgactaATTGGGTTTTCACATAGGCAAAACGCATTTTTGGAAAAGGAGGTTGAGTGAGACATGATTTTTCAAAACGCGCGCAGTTGagatttttttcctttttttgggAACTATTTTAAGTAGAGCTTATAATCTTAGAATTTTGTatggtaatgggtcaaaactctAAAGGTCCTGATTATATCTTCTTCTATTATTGATTACACCCATGTAAAGGATATAAAAATGCTACATTATTCAAcgaattacaaaaaataaacgACGAATAAACGTAGAAGCAAACGATAAATTTCTTCAGTTGATGAGTTTGTAACCATGATTTCCTTCTATCATATCCTAGTTTATTCTAGCCATTGATGGAAGCTTGTATTTGTTCTAGTGTTCTTCCTTTAGTTTCGGGCACCATTTTAATCACAAACACAATTGCACCTGCATTGATCGCTGCGTAGATGATGAACGTTCCTGTAATTAAAAAACAGAACCAATTAATCAACCCTGGTGGTAAAAACAGACCCAAATGATAGTCAGAAAAGCATGTAAATCAAATATCCAGAGTAACGGGTCAAGACAGGTAAACCTTTCTTTGAAAGGCAACAGGTATACTTTGAACATATTTATGCATTCATGTGATTATATGTAGCATGTGTATGTAAATTTTTTCGCCCAAACTTACCATATGAACTCCAGCTCAATAGAAAATTGAATGTATATGACATAACCCATGCACCAAACCAGTTTACCAAAGTCGCGAGGCTTCCAGCCACTCCTTTTATATTAATAGGGAATATCTGGATACCGAATATGCACAATGGTTATTGTCATAGATGAGGAAGTTAGATATGAGAAATTGTTGAAGATCTTGGATTACCTCGGACATTATAACCCATGGAATTGCTCCCATTCCAGCTGAAAACGAGCCTATATACAACTATAAGTGTTCACAAACACAGTTAGTAAAAGGTTTAAATGTAGAGCTCGCTATAAATATATGCCGATACCAAATATGTTGGCTTATAGTATAATCCTTAGAATTACCATCATTCCAGATACGGCAAGTGCAGGTACTGCTGATAGTCCAATTTCATAACTCTGGTTGGATAAAATCAAGTTAGACGATAAAACATTTCAAATGCTAGgtacaaacaaattaaaaatacaaaggTACATTTGGTTGCAGAAAACTGTTGACTACGAGGCCCATTTTGTTGCCATGATACAGTGATGGTGAACTTACTTAGGGGATTAGGAATAAATACAAATGAATGAAAtgttaccttcaagaagaacGAAAGTGCTACCAGAAGACATCCCAAAACCAGGCCTGTCCCGGAAATCTTGCAAAAATATAGCCAAACGTCAAAAAACGACTTATCAGACATGGTCATTGGCAACACCAAAATATAGCCATAAGTATTTTCATTACCAGTAAAAGTGGCTTTCTACCGGCTTTGTCTACAAAGAGTGAAATTAGCGCTGTAATCATGATTTGTAACAAAGCATACATTATTGTTCCAAGATCAGCAGGAAATCCTGGAAATTATACCAAAGTAAAGTTACTGTCTCGTTTCTTTTTCGTACTGTATTGAAGAATCAGGCTATTGAAAGAAGAGTTATATATACCTGCAGACTCAAATATACTACTCGTGTAGAAAACGATGCCATTGATTCCTCCAAATTGTTGGCATACCATTAACCCAACTCCTATCTTCACATGAAAAGCAAGCGAAGAGTACTTAATTAAGAATTATGATTTGAatctttcatatattttacaagAAGATGTACTTACAATGACAGATCGTGAGTATCTTTTCTGAAATAGATCAAATACTTTTGCTTTTGGGAGCCTTTCTAGCGTTTTTATGTAATCCTGTAAACAATGAGGTAATGTTGTGATGAGGTTGTGGGTTGAAATCTTGTGTGACCGATAACAAACCTTCTGAGAGGGACATTGAGATTATGGGTTTGGAGTAAAAATTCAGAATGTGTGAACCATGAACCTGGATTTCAGCCGCCTCTACAGATATATCGACATCTTTCCCTCGAAGTTTTCTAAGTGCAACCCAAAACTCTTTCTGGTTGCCTGTCTTAGCCTGCACGTACGTCAAAtgtagtttttgttaaaagccttaaaGCTGACAATTTCATGTCATTTAATTTTGGATGATAACTTTTTTTATGTTCTATATTTATATTGGTTGAATCGAAATTTATCTAATaatgaaatgggtcaaaaggtCTAAAAATCAATGAAGTTcgtttttagtatattaaatcTTGAAAATTTGAGTTTGAAAATGTTTGTTCGTTACTTTAACAATACAGTTTTTGCAATCATATAATCAAATTAAACTATTTACAGATGCTTTCTGATGTAACAATGCTTCAGATCAGACCAATCTTgcctgtttgacccatttccgACCCATCCATTTTGGCACCTCTAGTTCTCGTGATCCTTTTAATGTAATCTAACCACGGAAACAAGCATATCTTACCAGCCATCTCGGAGACTCAGGTATGAAAAACAATCCCATCACCAAAATTATGCATGGAGCCAATCCTGCAATCATACAACTTCTTGTTGGTCAATGTTCAAGATTCAGTAGCCATATTCTGGCCATTCATCTTTGCTGAACTGGTACTAAGAAGTAATTGTAGAATGTATTTCGAAGATAAAAGACCTATCAGGGCCAAGATCCTCCATGGTATCATGGTCCCAATGATGAAGGAAAGCGACACCGCTGCAGTGATCATAAGCTGCATAGAAAGTCAACAAACTGTTATATAGGATGTGGATGTATTAGCAACTAGAATATGTCTACACAATGTGACTGACACGCATGGATTTAAGGATCGCCACTCGGTGACAAAGCTGAGAGACCAATGACTAGTTAGGTGGCGTCCGTCTGCCGAGGTGGCAGTAATGGTAGGAATATAAGAGAAGAGTTATGTCTCTAATCACTTTTTGTTGGGTTGAAAAAAGTGTAATATCCTGACACCTAAAAAAGTGCAGACCTTCAAAAATGATGCCTAATCAACTTTGGGctttaaaacaaacacaaagTTATACCCAAATTTCAGTGGGTCCTTTGCCCTGGTCCTAAGACTCTGAATGCCCGAAACCCTTCCAAATCTGCCCCAAGTATATCGAAACATAAATACAAATGAACCTGATTCGCTGCTGTCAACCTGCCCCGAAGATTTTTGGGTGATATTTCTGCTATGAATACAGGTACAACATAAGAAAACATTCCCATCCCGTATCCTGTTGCCAGTCGTCCGATATCCAGTGCCAAAGGTCCCTATCGTAAGCAAAAAACCTTTAACTTCGTCGTAATGGTCCCAAACTAGTAATTAATAGATCTTTACATACCTCTGCAAAGTAAATTGCTAGCCATCCTGCCGAACAGAAAACACTAGATATCCTCAAACCCTATTTACATTGCAATCTGAGTCAAGCCACTGGTTGATAATAGATGTGGATAAATAGACGGGTTGGTtaggtaacgggtcaaaatgcTTAGTAATCATTTGGATCAGGATAGTTTAAACCCATCTATCCAAAGGGTTTAGACATTTGTATACATAAAccatagttaaaaaaaaaaattatagccAGAGTTTTAAGACTAATTATAAcattatatacatatgaaaatacaagtacaatgaGGGACATTTGACTCCTAT
It encodes:
- the LOC122607886 gene encoding sugar transporter ERD6-like 7 gives rise to the protein MADQDDIRTPLVPQIIDEKQVSKENNFMVYLSTFVAVCGSFAFGACAGYSSPIQSAITEDLKLSLAEYSLFGSILTFGAMIGAITSGPIADIVGRKGGLRISSVFCSAGWLAIYFAEGPLALDIGRLATGYGMGMFSYVVPVFIAEISPKNLRGRLTAANQLMITAAVSLSFIIGTMIPWRILALIGLAPCIILVMGLFFIPESPRWLAKTGNQKEFWVALRKLRGKDVDISVEAAEIQDYIKTLERLPKAKVFDLFQKRYSRSVIIGVGLMVCQQFGGINGIVFYTSSIFESAGFPADLGTIMYALLQIMITALISLFVDKAGRKPLLLISGTGLVLGCLLVALSFFLKSYEIGLSAVPALAVSGMMLYIGSFSAGMGAIPWVIMSEIFPINIKGVAGSLATLVNWFGAWVMSYTFNFLLSWSSYGTFIIYAAINAGAIVFVIKMVPETKGRTLEQIQASING